One Sediminicola sp. YIK13 DNA segment encodes these proteins:
- the rpmD gene encoding 50S ribosomal protein L30, producing the protein MAKIKVKQVKSSIKKPQNQKRTLEALGLRKLGQVVEHEATPNILGMINKVEHLVSTEEA; encoded by the coding sequence ATGGCAAAGATTAAAGTTAAGCAAGTAAAGAGTAGTATCAAAAAGCCACAAAACCAAAAAAGGACTTTGGAGGCACTTGGATTACGAAAATTAGGCCAGGTAGTAGAGCATGAAGCAACGCCTAATATTCTTGGTATGATAAATAAAGTTGAACACTTAGTTTCTACAGAAGAAGCTTAA
- the rplF gene encoding 50S ribosomal protein L6, protein MSRIGNNPIAIPEGVSIEVNENTITVKGKLGELTQEFSAVAIKIEDGQVWVTRPSDSKEHKAKHGLYRALVLNMVKGVSVGWTKELELVGVGYRASNQGQKLDLALGFSHNIVMDLAEEVKLETISEKGKNPIIKLTSFDKQLVGQIAAKIRGFRKPEPYKGKGIKFVGEQLRRKAGKSA, encoded by the coding sequence ATGTCTAGAATAGGTAATAATCCAATAGCGATCCCGGAGGGAGTTTCCATAGAGGTAAACGAGAACACCATTACCGTAAAAGGTAAATTAGGTGAGCTTACCCAGGAATTCTCAGCGGTAGCAATAAAAATAGAAGACGGACAGGTATGGGTAACCAGACCTTCTGATTCAAAGGAGCACAAAGCTAAACATGGTCTTTATAGAGCCCTTGTTTTGAATATGGTTAAAGGTGTATCCGTAGGATGGACCAAGGAATTGGAACTGGTAGGAGTAGGATACCGTGCAAGTAATCAAGGTCAAAAGTTAGATTTGGCATTGGGCTTTTCCCACAACATAGTTATGGATTTGGCCGAAGAGGTGAAATTGGAAACTATTTCTGAGAAAGGAAAGAACCCGATCATAAAATTAACATCTTTTGATAAACAATTGGTAGGACAGATTGCTGCCAAGATCAGAGGTTTCCGTAAGCCAGAACCTTACAAAGGAAAAGGAATCAAGTTTGTTGGTGAACAATTAAGAAGAAAAGCTGGTAAGTCAGCTTAA
- the rpsH gene encoding 30S ribosomal protein S8, whose product MFTDPISDYLTRIRNANMAGHRVVEIPASNLKKEMTKILFDQGYILSYKFEDNAVQGNIKIALKYDKVTKEPVIKKLQRVSKPGLRKYANALELPRVLNGLGIAIVSTSHGVMTSKQAKLEKVGGEVLCYVY is encoded by the coding sequence ATGTTTACAGATCCAATTTCGGATTACTTGACAAGAATTAGAAATGCCAATATGGCGGGTCACAGGGTGGTTGAAATCCCTGCTTCTAATTTGAAAAAAGAAATGACCAAAATCTTGTTTGATCAAGGTTACATCTTAAGCTATAAATTTGAAGATAACGCCGTACAAGGTAATATCAAGATAGCTTTAAAATATGACAAGGTTACAAAAGAGCCTGTTATTAAAAAATTACAACGTGTCAGTAAGCCAGGTTTGCGTAAGTACGCCAATGCTTTAGAACTTCCTAGGGTCTTGAATGGTCTTGGAATTGCGATTGTATCTACTTCCCACGGAGTAATGACCAGTAAGCAAGCCAAGTTGGAGAAAGTTGGTGGAGAGGTTTTGTGTTACGTTTATTAA
- the rplE gene encoding 50S ribosomal protein L5: protein MAYIPRLKQEYKERVIKALQEEFGYKNVMQVPKLEKIVLSRGVGAAVADKKLIDHAVDELTAITGQRAISTISKKDVAAFKLRKGMPIGAKVTLRGERMYEFLDRLITSALPRERDFQGIKATGFDGRGNYNLGITEQIIFPEMNIDKINRINGMDITFVTTADTDKEAKSLLTELGLPFKKN from the coding sequence ATGGCTTACATTCCAAGATTAAAACAAGAGTATAAAGAGCGCGTTATAAAAGCGCTTCAGGAAGAATTTGGTTACAAAAATGTAATGCAAGTTCCCAAGCTGGAAAAGATAGTTCTTAGCAGGGGTGTTGGAGCAGCTGTGGCAGATAAAAAATTAATTGATCATGCTGTAGATGAACTTACGGCAATCACTGGTCAAAGAGCAATTTCAACGATCTCTAAGAAGGATGTCGCAGCTTTTAAATTGCGTAAAGGGATGCCAATTGGCGCCAAAGTAACTTTGCGTGGTGAAAGAATGTACGAATTTTTGGACAGGTTGATCACAAGTGCTTTGCCTCGTGAAAGAGATTTCCAGGGAATTAAAGCTACTGGTTTTGACGGTAGAGGTAATTACAACTTGGGAATCACTGAGCAAATTATCTTCCCAGAGATGAATATTGACAAGATCAATAGAATCAATGGTATGGATATTACTTTTGTGACCACGGCTGATACCGATAAGGAAGCAAAATCATTATTAACTGAATTAGGACTACCTTTTAAAAAGAATTAG
- the rplR gene encoding 50S ribosomal protein L18: MGLSKTERRQRIRRRIRKVSFGTSTRPRLSVFRSNKEIYVQLIDDTKGVSLAAASSRDKDLSSLKGTKSEIATQVGKAIAEKAQKIGIETVAFDRGGNLYHGRVKSLAEGAREAGLKF, translated from the coding sequence ATGGGATTATCGAAAACTGAGAGAAGACAACGGATTAGGAGAAGAATTAGAAAGGTTTCCTTTGGAACGTCCACAAGGCCTAGATTGTCTGTTTTTAGGAGCAATAAGGAAATTTACGTTCAATTAATAGATGATACAAAAGGAGTTAGTTTAGCTGCTGCATCATCTAGGGACAAAGATCTTAGCTCTTTAAAAGGAACAAAATCGGAAATAGCTACCCAAGTGGGGAAGGCTATAGCAGAAAAAGCACAGAAGATAGGAATTGAAACTGTTGCTTTTGATAGGGGTGGTAATTTATACCACGGTAGAGTAAAATCATTGGCTGAAGGAGCTAGGGAAGCCGGACTAAAATTCTAA
- the rplO gene encoding 50S ribosomal protein L15: protein MNLHNLKPAEGSTHKDGKTIGRGQGSGKGGTATRGHKGAKSRSGYSKKIGFEGGQMPLQRRVPKFGFTNINRKDFTGVNLNKLQELVDNGIVKDTVTIDVLVENRLAGKNDLIKILGGGELKAPLKVSVHKFTASAKAAIEAAGGEVISL, encoded by the coding sequence ATGAATTTACACAATTTAAAACCGGCAGAGGGATCTACTCATAAAGATGGGAAAACCATTGGTAGAGGTCAAGGTTCTGGAAAAGGTGGAACTGCCACAAGAGGACACAAAGGAGCAAAGTCTAGATCTGGTTACTCCAAGAAAATTGGTTTCGAAGGTGGACAGATGCCATTGCAACGTCGTGTGCCTAAGTTTGGTTTTACCAACATCAACAGAAAAGATTTCACTGGTGTTAATCTTAATAAACTTCAGGAATTGGTAGATAACGGTATTGTTAAGGATACAGTTACTATAGATGTTCTTGTTGAAAACAGGTTGGCCGGTAAAAACGATTTGATCAAAATTTTAGGTGGTGGTGAATTAAAAGCTCCCCTAAAAGTATCTGTACATAAATTTACTGCCAGTGCCAAAGCGGCTATTGAGGCTGCGGGTGGTGAGGTAATAAGTTTATAA
- the rplX gene encoding 50S ribosomal protein L24 — translation MMKLKIKAGDTVRIIAGDHKGTEGKVVSVDREKNKAIVEGANMVSKHEKPSAKNPQGGIVKKEAPVHISNLSLIDPKSGDATRIGFEERDGKKVRFSKKSNEVI, via the coding sequence ATGATGAAACTTAAAATAAAAGCAGGAGACACTGTAAGAATCATTGCCGGGGACCATAAAGGTACCGAGGGTAAGGTTGTTAGTGTTGACCGTGAAAAAAACAAAGCGATTGTAGAAGGTGCCAATATGGTATCTAAACATGAGAAACCGAGCGCTAAGAATCCTCAGGGAGGAATAGTAAAGAAAGAGGCTCCCGTTCATATTTCTAACCTATCTTTGATCGATCCTAAATCAGGCGATGCAACAAGAATAGGTTTTGAAGAAAGGGATGGCAAGAAAGTAAGGTTTTCCAAGAAATCTAATGAAGTAATTTAG
- the rpsN gene encoding 30S ribosomal protein S14: MAKESMKAREVKRAKTVVKYAEKRKALKEAGDYEALQKLPRNASPVRMHNRCKLTGRPRGYMRTFGVSRVLFREMANNGLIPGVKKASW, from the coding sequence ATGGCTAAAGAATCAATGAAGGCCCGCGAAGTCAAGAGAGCAAAAACTGTAGTAAAATATGCGGAAAAGAGAAAAGCTTTGAAAGAGGCTGGAGACTATGAGGCATTACAGAAATTACCAAGAAACGCTTCTCCTGTTCGTATGCATAACAGATGTAAGTTAACTGGTAGACCAAGAGGTTACATGAGAACTTTTGGTGTATCTAGGGTATTGTTCAGGGAAATGGCAAACAACGGTTTGATTCCTGGAGTTAAAAAGGCTAGTTGGTAA
- the rpsE gene encoding 30S ribosomal protein S5, protein MFQKYKNAETVKPGGLELKDRLVGVQRVTKVTKGGRAFGFSAIVVVGDENGVVGHGLGKSKEVATAIAKAIEDAKKNLIRIPLNKGTLPHEQKGKFGGARVYIQPASHGTGVIAGGAVRAVLEAVGVQDVLSKSQGSSNPHNVVKATFDALLQLRDAKTVATQRGVSLEKVFKG, encoded by the coding sequence ATGTTTCAAAAATATAAAAACGCAGAAACCGTTAAGCCAGGAGGTCTAGAATTAAAAGATCGTTTGGTAGGTGTTCAAAGGGTAACTAAAGTTACTAAAGGTGGTAGAGCATTTGGTTTCTCTGCAATAGTTGTAGTTGGAGATGAAAATGGCGTTGTTGGTCACGGTTTGGGTAAATCCAAAGAAGTTGCTACAGCAATCGCAAAAGCAATCGAAGATGCAAAGAAAAATTTAATAAGGATTCCTTTAAACAAGGGAACACTTCCTCATGAGCAAAAAGGTAAATTTGGTGGAGCACGTGTATACATACAGCCAGCTTCCCATGGTACCGGTGTTATTGCTGGTGGAGCTGTAAGAGCCGTATTGGAGGCAGTAGGGGTACAAGATGTACTTTCTAAGTCACAAGGTTCTTCCAACCCGCACAATGTTGTGAAGGCTACTTTTGATGCCTTGTTACAACTTAGGGATGCAAAAACTGTTGCAACACAAAGAGGGGTTTCTTTGGAAAAAGTTTTTAAAGGATAA
- the rplN gene encoding 50S ribosomal protein L14 — protein sequence MLQQESRLKVADNTGAKEVLTIRVLGGTKRRYASVGDKIVVTVKEAAPNGTIKKGAVSTAVVVRTTKEVRRQDGSYIRFDDNACVLLNPTGEMRGTRVFGPVARELRDKQFMKIVSLAPEVL from the coding sequence ATGTTACAGCAAGAATCTAGACTAAAGGTAGCCGATAATACAGGAGCAAAAGAAGTATTGACCATACGTGTTTTGGGAGGTACTAAAAGAAGATATGCTTCAGTAGGTGATAAAATAGTGGTTACGGTTAAGGAAGCCGCACCAAATGGTACTATCAAGAAAGGTGCAGTTTCTACTGCTGTTGTTGTAAGGACTACAAAAGAAGTTAGAAGACAGGATGGTTCATACATTCGTTTTGATGACAATGCCTGTGTTTTATTGAATCCTACGGGAGAAATGAGAGGTACACGTGTATTTGGTCCTGTGGCAAGAGAACTTCGTGACAAACAATTCATGAAGATTGTATCATTAGCTCCAGAGGTGCTTTAA
- the rpsQ gene encoding 30S ribosomal protein S17: MENRNLRKERIGVVTSDKMEKSIVVSEVKRVKHPMYGKYVLKTKKYVAHDETNDCNVGDTVKIMETRPLSKNKCWRLVEIIERAK, encoded by the coding sequence AAGAAAAGAAAGAATAGGCGTTGTAACAAGCGATAAAATGGAGAAATCAATTGTGGTTTCAGAAGTTAAACGTGTAAAGCACCCTATGTACGGAAAGTACGTGTTGAAAACTAAGAAATATGTTGCGCACGACGAGACGAACGACTGCAATGTTGGAGATACTGTGAAGATCATGGAAACTCGCCCATTGAGTAAGAACAAGTGTTGGAGATTAGTTGAAATCATTGAAAGAGCTAAATAA